The proteins below come from a single Felis catus isolate Fca126 chromosome A1, F.catus_Fca126_mat1.0, whole genome shotgun sequence genomic window:
- the LOC101085348 gene encoding NADH dehydrogenase [ubiquinone] 1 alpha subcomplex subunit 1-like, whose translation MWFEILPGIGVMAVCLVIPGIATAHIHRFCNGGKEKRVAYYRYQWSLMQRDGRISGVNRYYVSKGLENID comes from the coding sequence ATGTGGTTCGAGATTCTTCCCGGGATCGGCGTCATGGCAGTGTGCTTGGTCATCCCCGGCATAGCCACTGCGCACATCCACAGGTTCTGTAACGGGGGCAAGGAAAAAAGGGTTGCCTATTATCGGTATCAGTGGAGTTTGATGCAAAGAGACGGGCGCATCTCTGGAGTTAATCGTTACTATGTGTCAAAGGGTTTGGAAAATATTGATTAA